The Parambassis ranga chromosome 14, fParRan2.1, whole genome shotgun sequence genome includes a window with the following:
- the slc6a7 gene encoding sodium-dependent proline transporter: protein MQQESGKAAPGSPGGAAGVSAAQNSAHSNGHTVTQNGYNPSTTPSPQLESRAQSPAPIPTPTVQREQWGGKHEFLLSCIGYCVGLGNVWRFPYLCYRNGGGVFLIPYFIMLFVTGVPLFLMELSLGQYGAAGPITVWKCCPLLKGIGIGMLCVSMLVCLYYNVIIAWTFYYLGSSFQSPLPWSCDAVANAGICGNSTTGNSSNGKTLSPTEIFWNERVLGVVHSEGLHDPGPVRWQLALCLLAAWIIIFLCMLKGIRSSGKVVYVTATFPYFVLIVLIIRGATLEGSRQGVAFYLTPDWSRLANAQVWNDAASQIFYSLGIGVGGLLSMASYNKFDNNVIRDTLIITTGNCSTSFFAGFAIFSILGHMAWRKGVPVGQVADTGPGLAFVAYPEALALLPGSVFWSILFFLMLFMLGVDTLFGNMEGITTAVLDEFPHLRENTLHKSLFLGTLCFCFYLMGLLLVTNGGIYWFTLIDSFSTSFGLIIITLFMCLGISFFYGVNQFCQDIIDMIRHCPPWCSKVLLYFKACWVFFTPFLLLFILTYIFIEMYNTSLHYGSYVYPRWGKALGVCMGATCCLQILIWAIVAISKETGTLKDRFQKSIRPLNSWRVNNLNSPERVEERMEPERVDAPFTVTLTDMDFTAMTWEVGSQA, encoded by the exons ATGCAGCAGGAAAGCGGCAAAGCAGCGCCGGGCAGCCCCGGTGGAGCCGCCGGCGTCAGCGCAGCGCAG aaTTCAGCTCATTCGAATGGACACACTGTCACCCAAAACGGGTACAATCCATCAACTACGCCCTCACCTCAGCTGGAATCTCGAGCCCAGAGTCCTGCACCAATACCAACACCAACTGTCCAGAGGGAGCAGTGGGGTGGAAAGCATGAGTTCCTGCTCTCTTGTATTGGATATTGCGTGGGACTGGGGAATGTTTGGCGGTTCCCTTACCTTTGTTATCGCAATGGAGGAG GTGTGTTCCTCATCCCTTACTTCATCATGCTCTTTGTCACGGGCGTTCCGCTCTTCCTCATGGAGTTGAGTTTAGGCCAGTATGGTGCAGCTGGCCCGATCACAGTGTGGAAGTGCTGTCCTCTTCTTAAAG gtATTGGGATTGGGATgctttgtgtgtccatgttggTGTGTCTTTACTATAATGTCATCATAGCATGGACATTTTACTACCTGGGCAGCTCATTCCAGAGCCCCCTGCCCTGGTCATGTGATGCTGTAGCCAATGCTGGTATCTGTGGTAATAGCACCACAGGCAACAGCTCCAATGGAAAAACACTCAGCCCCACAGAAATCTTCTGGAA TGAGCGTGTGCTGGGTGTAGTACACAGTGAGGGCCTTCATGACCCGGGTCCTGTGAGGTGGCAATTGGCTCTGTGCCTCCTGGCAGCTTGGATTATCATCTTTCTGTGTATGCTCAAGGGCATCCGGAGCTCTGGCAAG gtggTTTATGTGACAGCCACCTTTCCATACTTTGTGCTCATTGTTTTGATCATCAGAGGAGCCACACTGGAGGGCTCTCGTCAGGGTGTTGCTTTCTACCTCACACCAGACTGGAGCCGCTTAGCTAATGCACAG gtgtggAATGATGCAGCCTCACAGATCTTCTACTCGTTAGGGATCGGAGTTGGAGGGTTGCTTTCTATGGCCTCTTATAATAAGTTTGACAACAATGTCATCCG GGACACACTGATCATCACCACAGGAAACTGCAGCACCAGCTTCTTTGCAGGATTTGCTATATTCTCTATCCTGGGTCACATGGCTTGGAGGAAGGGTGTACCTGTAGGACAGGTGGCTGATACAG GTCCTGGGTTGGCTTTTGTTGCTTACCCAGAAGCCCTTGCTCTGCTACCAGGGTCAGTGTTCTGGTCCATTCTGTTCTTCCTCATGCTCTTTATGCTGGGGGTGGATACGCTG tttGGCAACATGGAGGGCATCACTACGGCCGTACTGGATGAGTTTCCACATCTCAGAGAGAACACTCTGCACAAGTCCTTATTCCTGGGCactctgtgtttttgcttctACCTGATGGGCCTCCTGTTAGTGACTAAT GGAGGGATTTACTGGTTCACTCTCATTGACTCCTTCAGCACTAGTTTTggcctcatcatcatcaccctcTTCATGTGTCTTGGCATCTCCTTCTTCTATG GAGTGAACCAGTTTTGTCAGGACATTATTGACATGATCCGCCACTGCCCTCCCTGGTGCAGCAAAGTGCTGCTTTATTTCAAAGCATGCTGGGTGTTCTTCACTCCGTTTCTTCTGCTG TTCATTCTGACCTACATCTTCATTGAGATGTACAACACCTCGCTCCACTACGGCTCTTATGTGTATCCACGGTGGGGTAAGGCGCTGGGTGTGTGCATGGGTGCAACCTGCTGTCTACAGATCCTCATTTGGGCCATTGTAGCTATCAGCAAAGAAACTGGAACACTGAAAGAC cgTTTCCAGAAATCAATTCGACCTCTGAATTCCTGGAGGGTGAATAATTTGAACAGCCCAGAGAGAGTGGAGGAGCGTATGGAACCTGAGAGAGTAGATGCTCCGTTCACGGTCACCCTCACCGACATGGACTTTACTGCGATGACGTGGGAGGTGGGGAGCCAGGCGTAA
- the LOC114446550 gene encoding SLAIN motif-containing protein-like encodes MEFQDQVKSDWRPYFCNNPAVDFDTGVNHHSLLSEVKGMWLENIWSNAEPMRVNGCSSQSFAMDARRRLDSLKSGCDSPVPHCTTGRTLYRYNPENDLGDSEDSEDSEDEESTLDLVEALEIEDDKQDEESWLYECPTKQSSVEKKESALRWCRHVLDNPSPEMEAARHILINMLDQRSHHNADSVSVDLNTAQDASDSLDNSKLSVSHDSMTTNYKLQDITDVHIMARLQEASLRQEYISMPASFRRNQEPTVMFSSSVTTTAENTDDFTTGNKTEASSSTSWQQCSPSLNCSPQQSAKQGCQSPKLTRLHQQVTQFKLLRLAQSQAGRTRSPLRTSLRTLQAVRNSRSLEADDCQPTGQSTSSVLSTRLQSGCWSTSLNSNIRTAAMRRLQRSQSLSPHRIPHPPQGYLSVHGQVSASPERQANVAWIRNAPSSLR; translated from the exons ATGGAATTCCAAGACCAAGTGAAGAGCGACTGGAGGCCGTACTTCTGCAACAATCCAGCAGTGGACTTTGACACGGGTGTAAACCATCATTCTCTCCTCAGTGAGGTGAAAGGCATGTGGCTGGAAAACATCTGGAGCAATGCTGAACCAATGAGAGTCAACGGCTGTAGCAGTCAGTCATTTGCTATGGATGCTAGAAGAAGACTGGACAGTTTGAAGTCTGGGTGTGATTCACCTGTGCCTCACTGCACAACAGGCAGGACGCTGTACAGATATAACCCTGAAAACGACCTCGGGGACAGTGAGGACAGTGAGGACTCGGAGGACGAAGAGTCCACTCTGGACCTGGTGGAGGCTCTTGAAATAGAGGATGATAAGCAGGATGAAGAAAGCTG GTTGTATGAGTGCCCAACAAAACAGTCATCTGTAGAGAAAAAGGAGTCTGCTCTCAGATGGTGTCGACATGTCCTCGATAACCCCAGTCCTGAGATGGAGGCTGCACGTCATATCCTGATAAATATGCTGGATCAAA GATCACACCATAACgctgacagtgtgtctgtggacttGAACACAGCACAGGATGCCTCAGACAGTTTGG ATAACAGTAAGCTGAGCGTCTCACATGACTCCATGACCACAAACTACAAACTGCAGGACATCACAGATGTCCACATCATGGCCCGACTACAAGAAGCCA GTTTAAGGCAGGAATACATTTCCATGCCTGCTTCGTTCAGGAGAAACCAGGAGCCAACAGTGATGTTTTCATCTTCTGTGACCACTACAGCTGAAAACACTGATGACTTtacaacaggaaataaaactgAAGCATCATCTTCCACTTCCTGGCAGCAGTGTTCGCCATCTTTGAACTGTTCTCCACAACAGTCAGCTAAACAGGGCTGCCAGAGTCCTAAACTGACCAGACTTCACCAACAAGTCACCCAATTCAAGCTGCTCAGACTGGCCCAGAGTCAAG CAGGCAGGACAAGGTCCCCTTTGCGGACCAGCCTCCGCACCCTCCAGGCTGTTAGAAACAGCCGAAGTTTAGAAGCTGATGATTGCCAACCTACTGGACAAAGCACTTCCA GTGTATTATCTACCAGACTGCAGTCAGGCTGCTGGTCTACATCTCTGAACTCTAACATCCGGACAGCAgccatgaggaggctgcagaggtcTCAGTCCCTCAGCCCCCACAGGATCCCTCACCCTCCACAGGGTTACCTGTCTGTTCATGGACAAGTTTCTGCTTCACCAGAGAGGCAAGCTAATGTAGCTTGGATCAGAAATGCACCATCCAGTCTGCGGTGA